The nucleotide window TACCGGCTCGCAGCGCTGCTCGCGCGCGCGCCGTCCGACCTGCCGCCGGCCGTGCTCGCTTGCGACAGGCTGCCGCAAATCCGTCAGCCGATTCCGGTCGGCGACGGCGCCGCGCTGCTCAAGCGCCGCCCGGATGTGCGCGAGGCCGAGCGGCAACTGGCGGCATCCACGGCGCGTATCGGCGTCGCCACCGGGGCGCTGTATCCGACAGTGAGCATCGGTGCGTCGGCGGGTTTGACCGGCATTCTCGAAGACCTCGGCACGTCGCCCACGGCTCGCTGGGGCTTCGGTCCGCTGATCAGCTGGACCTTCCCCGCAAACGGCGCGCGCGGCCGTGTGCGTGAAGCGCAGGCGTCGAGCCAGGTGGCGTTGGCGAAATTTGACGGCGTCGTGCTGACCGCGCTGCGCGAAACGGAAACCAGTCTCGCGACCTATGCGTCGGATTACGCCCGCGCCGACGCGCTGCGTGCGGCGGTCAAGTCGGCGAGCGAGTCGGCGGATGAAACGCACCGGCTGTATCTCGCGGGGCGTGAGTCGTTCATTTCGGATCTGGATGCGACGCGCACGCTCACGTCGACCAAGTCGCAAGCGGCGGCGGCGGACGGCCAGGTGGCCATCGATCAGGTCAACCTGTTCCTCGCGCTGGGTGGCGGGTGGGAAGTTGATCCGCAGAACGCGACCGGCGGCGGCTCAAAGCCGACGGTTACGGTGCCGGTCAAGGCAACACCGACGGCTGCCGCGAAAGCGCCTTAAGTCACTCAACTCCGAGACCTTACGAATTATTTTTATTAGCTTTCTTTTGTCTTTCATTTAAGGTTAAATACATGTCACCAACCAATGATTACGGGGACATGTATGTTGCAATTCATGAAAAACGTCGCCACGCTCGGCGGCTGCATCGGCATTTTTACGGCGGTCGTCGCTGTGGTGGAACTGCTGGCAGGTTGAGCACGCGCGGCTGGCTCTCCGTTAGCGCGCAACACGTCGGCGGCATTACGCGGGGCGGCGCTTTGCCGCCGCCTGGTGAATGGCCGCCCGTACCCGTGGATACGTGCCGCAACGGCACACGATGTGCGACATCGCCGTGTCGATGTCGGCGTCGGTGGGTTTGGGATTGTGCTTGAGCAACGCGCAGGCCGCCATCAGTTGCGCGCTCTGGCAATAGCCGCACTGCACCACGTCGAGATCGATCCATGCGGCCTTCAATGCTTGTGCTTCGGGGCCCTGCAATCCTTCAATGGTCGTGATCTTCTGCGTGTGCAGGGTCGACATGAGCGTCTGACACGCGAAGCACGGGTCGCCATCCACATGGATCGTGCACGCGCCGCAAATACCCACGCCGCAGCCGAACTTGGTGCCGGTCATGCCGAGTTCGCAACGCAGCACCCACAGAAGCGGCATATCCGGCTCGGCTTGCACCGCCACCGCCCGGCCGTTGATGTTCAGCGATCCCATCAGCTGTCTCCTTCGTCCTGAGTCCCTGAGTTTTTAATTCGGTGTGCTTCACGCGAGCTTCAACGGCAGCGAGCGCAAACGCTGGCCGGTCAGCCTGAACACCGCATTGGCCACCGCCGGCGCGACCGGCGGCACACCCGCCTCGCCCACGCCTTGCGGATGCATCTGGCTCGGCATGATGTCCGTATCGATCACCGGACAATCGTCGATCCGCACCACCGGAAAATCCAGAAAGTTTTTCTGCTGCACCTGGCCGTCGATGAGCGTGATCTCGTCCTGCAACGCGGTGGAAAGACCGAAGACGACTGCGCTCTCCATCTGCTGACGGATCAGATTCGGATTCACCGGCACGCCGCAATCGATCACGCAGACCACCCTATGCACGCGAATCTTCTTACCAGGCCCGATCGACACCTCCGCGACCTGCGCAACCACGCTGCCGAACGCCTCGTGCAGCGCGACGCCACGCGCGCGCGGCGCGCCGTCGGCGGCGTGCGTCAACGGATGCTCCCAGCCCGACAGAGCCGCGACGCGCTTTAACACCGCCAGATGCCGCGGATGCTGCGCGAGCAGCGCGGCGCGAAACGCAATCGGATCCTTGTTGGTCGCCACCGCGAGTTCGTCGGTAAAGCCCTCGGTGAAAAACGCCTGGTGCGAGTGGCCTACCGACCGCCAGAACCCGACCGGCACCGGCAATTCGACGATCTTGTGCGCGACGCGCGCGGCGGGCCATTCGTAGGGCTGATCGAACGCGCCTTCGCAAGTGGTCTTGTCGATGAGAAGGCGCGGCGCGCCGTAGTAGCGGGCGAGCGCTTCCGGCACGATCGCCTGACTCGCCGACGTGGCCTGCCACGCCACCAGCTTGCCGTCATTATCGAAACCGGCCTTCAGCCGCGACGTGCACGCCGGACGATAGAAGTCATGCGTGAAATCCTGGGCCCGCGACCAGAGGGTTTGCACTGGACGACCGCCGCCCTCGCGCGCAATCGCCGCGGCCTGAGCGATGAAATCGAGTTCCAGACGCCGCCCGAACGCACCGCCGAGCAGGAGCGTTTGCACGTCGACCTTGTCGGCGTCGAGGTCCAGCACTTTCGCCACGTGATGCCGCGCGAGCGCGGGCATTTGCGTGGAGACCCAAACCGTGGCCGCGCCGTCCGCGACCTGCACAGTGCAGTTGAGCGGTTCGACCGCGCCATGCGCGAGATACGGCGCGCGATACTCCGCGCTGACGGTGCGCGCCGCGCGGCTCATGGCGGCATCGATGTCGCCCAGATGGTAGTACGCGTGGCCGTCGCTGTCGTCGAGTGCTTGCGCGAGGCGGCGGTCCACGTCCGCGTTCGAGAGCTTCGCCGCCGGGCCGTCATGCCAATCCACGTCGATAGCGGTGACCGCGTTCATCGCGCGAAACGGGTTGTCCGCGATCACCGCGACGCCGCCGGTTCCGCCGTTGTACGGCGCGACGGCGAACGCCTTGATGAAGCCCGGCATTTTGCTGGCGGCCGTTGCGTCGAACTTTGCCACCGAACCGCCCAGCGTCGGACACATCTCGACGCTCGCATAGAGCAGGCCGTCCGGCAGCGCGTCGATGCCGAAGCGCGCGGTGCCGTTGATCTTCGATGCCGCTTCGATACGGCGCAGCGGCTTGCCGATCAGCTTGAAGTCGGCGGGATCTTTCAGCGCCACCTTGCGCGGCAGCGCCTGCTGCGCGGCCATCGACGACAATTCGCCGAAGCTCGCCTTATGCCCCGAAGGATGCAGCACCTGACCGCCTTCAGCGCGGCATTCACCGGCCGGCACTTTCCATTGCGCCGCCGCTGCGCCGATCAGCATGGCGCGGGCCGAGGCGCCGGCTTCGCGCATCGGCGTCCACAGATCGTTGATGCTCGATGAGCCGCCCGTCATCATCGTGCCGGCCTCGCGCACCAGCTTGCGGGTCATCCAGACAGTGGCGCGCTTGATGGTGCTGTCGCTATCGGGGCGAAACGGCAAGTCGTCGATGATGTTCTGCACGCTGTTGTAGATCTTGTCGATGGGCGAGTCTTCGACCCGCACCCGCGACCAGTCGGCGTCCAGCTCTTCGGCGAGCAGCATCGCGAGGCCGGTGTGGATGCCCTGCCCCATTTCCGCCTTGCACATCACGATCGTCACGCTGTTGTCGGCGGCGATCTTGACCCAGCCGTTCAGCGCCACTTGCGAGCCTTGCGCCGGCAGCGGCATGGAGGTGGTCAAACGCTGCCCCGGCGGCAACACCGACCAGCCGACCAGCAACGCACCGACAGCGCCGGCGCCGCCGAGCAGAAAGGTTCTGCGTTTCAACATGGCATGGTTCGATCAGCTTGCACGATGGCTCAGAAGCTGTGAAAGCGCGGGTCGGCGCCTGGCGTTGTTCCTCGGAATAGTAATAAGACGGGGGAGTGGATGTGGGACTTAAATGTGGCTTTTTAAGGCCGGGGGGCTTGGGGCGGGGGGTGGGGCGGATGACGGGAATGGGGGCAAGTCGTGGGGTGTTTCATTAAATGGAGTGGGCGATGAGATGCGCCGGCCTCGCGCCGCGGCACCTCCCCGCGTTTCACCTCACCGCCGGTTCGACCCCGACACCACATCGATCCACACGGCCAGCACGAGAATGCTGCCCTTCACGATCATCTGCCAATACGCGTCGACGTCGAGCATCGACATGCCGTTGTCGAGGCTGGCCATTACGAGTGCGCCAATCAGCGCGCCGTACACCGTGCCGGAACCGCCGCGCATCGAGGTTCCACCGATAAAGCACGCGGCAATCGCATCGAGCTCGCCCATCGATCCCGCCGAAGGTGAACCCGCGGCCAGTCGCGCCGTATTGACGATTCCGCCGAATGCGCACATCAACCCCATCAGCGCGAAGATCGCCAGTTTCACGCGGTTGGTGTTGACGCCGGAAAGCCGGGTCGCTTCGAGGTTCGAACCGACCGCGTAGATACGTCGGCCGAACACGGTCTGCGTGGCGATCCACGTGAAGATACCCAACAGCGCGAGCAGTAACAGAACCGGCACCGGAATACCGCCGTATCGATCGAGCGTGGCGACGAAGCCCGCGAGAATGACACCCGCGCCGACCACCTTGACCACGTCCTGCCAGAACGGCACGACGCGCAATTGATAGCGCTCGCGGTTACGCCGCTGCCGTATCGTCAGAAACGCCAACAGCAGAAACAGCACCACCGCGAGCGTATCGCCCGCGAGCCGCGGCAAATAACCTTGGCCGACGAACACGAAACTGTCCGACACCGGCGCGATCGTCGAACCGCCTGTCACGCCGAGCAAAATGCCCCGATACGCGAGCATGCCGCCGAGTCCGACAATGAACGACGGCACGCGCCGGTAAGTCGACCACCATCCGTTGAACATGCCCACTAGCACGCCGAGCAGCATCACCACGGGCAACGTGACGCCGATTGGCCAGTGACGGTTGACGTCGAGTATCGCCGCCACGCCGCCGAGCAAACCGAGCAACGATCCCACCGACAGGTCGATCTCGCCGGCGATGATCACAAACACCATGCCGCACGCCAGCATGCCGGTAATCGACATCTGCCGCAGCAGATTCGACAGATTGCGCGGCGTGACGAACGCGCCGTGCGTGAGCACCGAAAAGAAAATCCAGATCGCGGCCACGGCGATCAGCAACGCGAGAATCTTGTAGCGCGCGAACAGTTGCTGAATGCGCTGCGGACCGCCGAATGCGCCTCGCGGCGCGGCTTCGTCGGCGCGTTGGGAAGTAACGTCGGGCGTCATGCGGCACTCGCTGCGGTTGGGTTCGGGGATCGCTGCACGGGACGGATCGCGGCGCTGAGAATGTCCTCCTGCGTGAGGCCGTCGTTGACGAAATCGCCTCGCAACTCGCCTTCACCGATCACCAGCACGCGATCGCTAATGCCGAGCACTTCGGGCAATTCGGAGGACACCATCACGATCGACATGCCGCGCTGCGCCAGTTGAAAAATCAGCTTGTAGATTTCGAACTTCGCGCCGACGTCGACGCCGCGCGTGGGTTCGTCGAGAATCAGGACTTTCGGATCGGTCAGCAACATGCGCGTGAGCACGGCCTTTTGCTGATTGCCGCCCGACAGACTCGCAATCGACAACATGGGATGCGCGGCGCGCACCGAGAGCCGCTTCATCTCGGTGTGAATCGTATCGAGTTCCGCTGCGGAGTCGATCCGCCCACCCGAAGCAAAGCGCTGCAACACCGCCAGTGTGATGTTGTGGCCGACGCTCAGCCCCGGCACGATGCCGTGGCGTTTGCGATCTTCCGGCACCATGCCGATGCCCGCGCGAATCGCGTCAACGGGTGCGCGAATCTTGAGCGGCTTGCCGTCCATTACGACGGTCGCCTCGCTCGCGCCGGGATACGCGCCGAAGATCGCCTGCATCAATTCCGTACGCCCCGCGCCGACGAGTCCGGCCACACCGAGAATCTCTCCATGCCGCAGTGAGAACGACACATCGTTCACCCGCTTGCGACGCGGATTGGTCACGTCGAAACAGGTGACGTGGCGCGCTTCGAAGATCACGTCGCCAATCGGATGCGGCTCGCGCGGAAACAGGTTCTTGATTTCGCGGCCCACCATCAATGAAATAATGCGGTCGGTGGTGAGCGCGTGCATCGGCTCGGTCGCGACATGACGGCCGTCGCGAATCACGCTGATCGTGTCGCACACGGCCGCCACTTCATCGAGCTTGTGAGAGATGTATACGCAAGCCACGCCGCGCCGCTTCAGATCGCGCACGATGTCGAGCAGAATGCGGATCTCCGAAGAGGTCAATGAAGAAGAGGGTTCGTCGAGAATCAGCAGCTTGGCGCGCTTGTTCAGCGCCTTCGCGATCTCGATCAACTGCTGATGGCCGCCGCCATAGTTCATCACTGGCTGCGCGGCATTGATTCCGCTGATGCCGAGCTCGCGCAGCAATTCGTCGGCGCGCTGATACATTGCGGCGTAATTCATGCGGCCGCCGGGCAGCGTGATTTCATTGCCGAGAAAGATGTTCTCCGCCACCGACAACTCCGGCACCAGCATCAACTCCTGGTGAATGATGATGATGCCGGCGCGTTCGGTGTCGCGCACGCTGGCGGCTTTCAGCGGCTCGCCTTCCCAGGTGATTTCGCCGTCCCATGTGCCCCACGGATATACGCCGGACAGCACTTTCATCAGCGTCGATTTGCCCGCGCCGTTCTCGCCGCACAGGCCCACGCACTCGCCCGGCGCGACCGTGAGGTCGATGCTGTCGAGCGCCTTCACGCCGGAAAACGCCTTGACGATGCCACGCATCGTCATGAGAGCTTGCGTCATTCGCTATGCCTCGCTGCAAGGCGCGCAGCGGCGCCGATACGCATGACACGCATCGAGGTCCGCCGCGCACACGTTACGCTCATTGGCTCGCGAGCTGGGCCTGGGTATAGAAGCCGTCCTTGACGACTACATCGACATTGCTCTTGGTGAGCAACGTGGGTTGCAGGAGCACCGTGTCGACCTTCTTCTTGCCGTTGTCGTATTGCGCGTTATAGGCGGGCTTGTCACCCTTCGCCAACGCCACGGAGAGCTTGGCGGCTTCGCCGGCAATCAGTTTCAGCGGTTTGTAGACGGTCATGGTCTGCGTGCCGGCAATCACGCGCTTCACGGCCGCGAGGTCCGCGTCCTGGCCCGACACCGGCACCTTGCCCGCCATGTGTTGCGCGGCGAGCGCCTGGATCGCGCCACCCGCGGTGCCGTCATTCGACGCGACGATCGCGTCGATCTTGTTGTTATTCGCCGTCAGCGCATCTTCAACAATGCGCAGCGCCGTGGAAGCGCTCCATTCCGGCACCCACTGCTGACCGACCACTTTGATGTCGCCCTTGTCCATGGCGGGCTTCAGTACCTTGAGCTGGCCTTCGCGCAGCATCTTGGCGTTGTTGTCGGTCGGCGCGCCGCCTAGCAGGAAGTAGTTGCCCTTCGGCTGCGCGTTGTAGACGCCTTGCGCCTGCAATTCGCCGACCTTTTCGTTGTCGAACGAGATATAGGCGTCCACGTCCGCATCGAGGATCAGGCGGTCATACGAGACGACCTTGATGCCCGCTTTCTTCGCTTCGGCGACTACATTGCCGAGCGTCTTCGAATTGAACGGCACGATCACGATGACATCGACTCCTCGCGAGATCAGATTTTCGATCTGGGAGATCTGCCGCTCTTCGCTCGCATCGGCCGATTGCACCGACACCTTCGCGCCGAGTTTTTCTGCTGCGGCGACGAAATAGTCACGATCGCGCGACCAGCGCTCGACGCGCAGGTCGTCGATACAGAAGCCAATTTCCGGATGATCCTTGCTTGCATGCGCGAGCGGCGCGGCAAGCGACAGGCTGGCGAGCACCGCTCCACATACGAGCGAACTCAATACGGTACGACGCGTTGCGAATTTCATCTCTGTCTCCTTCTTCTGATAGCCGGAATACCGGATTGGACGGTCTGCGCTGCGAGCCGCGAGACCGGACAAGCGACAACCCAAAGCTTCCTGTTTCGCGCGGTCGACGTGGCCGCGCGATTTTTTGTGTGATGTGGCTACTTTCTGATGCGTTGCTTCCTGGGACGTTGATCAGCGTCCGCTGTAAATTGCCTGGTTCACGATGTTTTCCATCAGCTCCTGATGGCCGCTGGCGTGCTGCGGATTCAGACCGCGCGCCAGCGCATCCGCCGCCAGCGTGGAGAGCGAATAGTCACCGGAAAGAATCTTGCGGCCGAACTCCGCATCCCAGCCCGCGTAGCGTTGACGTTTGAACTGATCGAGACGGTCGTTTTCGATCAGCACTGCCGCGCGCTCGACAGCGACCGCGAGGTTATCGATCGCGCCGATGTGGCCGTAGAACAGGTCTTCCGGATCGACACTTTGGCGCCGCACTTTCGAATCGAAGTTCATGCCACCGGTCGTGAAGCCGCCGTGTTTGAGAATTTCGTAGAAGGCGAGCGTCAGTTCTTCCACACTATTTGGGAACTGGTCCGTATCCCAGCCGTTTTGCGGATCGCCGCGATTCGCGTCGACGCTGCCGAAAATACCCAGCGCGTAAGCCGTGGCGATCTCGTGATGAAACGAATGCCCCGCGAGCGTCGCATGATTGGCCTCGATGTTGACCCGAATCTCTTTCTCTAGTCCGTGTTGCAACAGGAAGCCGTGGACGGTCGCAACGTCGTAATCGTATTGATGCTTGGTTGGTTCCTGCGGTTTAGGTTCGATCAGCAGCGCGCCTTTGAATCCAATCTTGTGCGCGTGGTCGACGACCAGATGCAGAAAGCGGGCGAGTTGATCGCGTTCACGCACGAGATCCGTATTGAGCAGCGTGTCGTAACCTTCGCGTCCGCCCCACAATACATAGTTATCGCCGCCAAGGCGCTGCGTCGCGTCGAGCGCGTGGCGCACCTGCGTTGCCGCAAACGCGAACACCTCCGGATCGGGGCTGGTCGCCGCACCGGCCGCGTAACGTGGATGCGAGAACAGGTTGGCCGTGCCCCACAACAGCTTGACGCCGGTGCTCTCCTGCTTGTGCGCCAGATAGTCGGAGATGCGCAGGAAGTTTTCGCTGTATTCCTTCAAGCTCGCGCCTTCTGGCGAGACGTCGGTATCGTGGAACGTGTAGTACGGCGTGCCAAGCTTCGAGAAGAACTCGAACGCAGAATCCGCCTTTTGTTGCGCCCGCTCCATCGCGTCGCCGGCTTGCTGCCAGGGACGCCGAAACGTTCCCTGCCCGAAAATATCCACGCCCGGCCAGACGAACGTATGCCAGTAGCACACGGCAACGCGCAGATGTTCTTCGAGAGTCTTGCCGAGCACCTTTTTGCTTTTATCGTAGTGGCGGTACGCAAGCGGGTTATCCGACTGAGGGCCTTCGTAGCGGATCTCGGGAATGTGTTCGAAGTAAGACATCAGCGTCTCCAGTTTATGGTGCACCGCAACTCGTGCGACGTCGCCGCGCCGAGTGACAAGGTGACGCCATGCTGCCGCTTGCCAGTTGCATCGGCAATTGCGAAATTGCGCAGCGTGCTTGATGTTTCTTACCGCCCGCGATTTTGTTTCGCACCGGCGCGCGATTCGGAGCCTAGAATAACCAGACGCTTAAAACCGGTGCCGTTCAAATTAAGCATCCACCAGGAGACGAAGGCGTGACGGGTCATTGGCCCGCGCGCCGCTCACCGCCATGACCCGTCCGCAAACACCACAGACGACCCATCGGATCGCGCTGCTGTTCAACGCGAACAAGGTCTATGACCGCGAGATCATCACCGGCATCGGCAACTACCTGCTGTCCACGCGCGTGGCGTGGGACCTGTTCCTCGAAGAAGATTTTCGCTGCCGGCTGACGGGCATCGAACGCTTCGACGGCGACGGCATCATCGCGGATTTCGACGATCCTGCCGTGGGCGAAGCGCTGCGCGATTGTCCGTTGCCGGTGGTCGCCGTGGGTTCGTCGTTCGAAGATCCGGCGCACTATCCTCCGGATTTACCCTATATCGCCACCGACAACAGCAAGCTCGTCTCGCTCGCCTATACGCATCTGATCGGCGCGGGTCTCGAGCACTTCGCGTTGTACAGCCTGCCGCAAGCGCAGGAGAACCGCTGGGCGCAACAGCGCGAACTTGCGTTCGCGCATTTGCGCAGCGCGGACGGACATAGCGACGCGCAGATCGACAGCGAGATGTATCGCGGCCTTTCGACCAGCGCGCCCTCATGGAACCAGGCGATCGAACAGCTCACTGCGTGGCTGCGGGATTTGCCGAAGCCGGTCGGCGTCATCGCCGTGACCGATGCGCGTGCGCGGCATCTGCTCCAGGCATGTTTGATCGCCGGCATTCCCGTTCCTGAAGAAGTCGCGATCATCGGCATCGACAACGATCCGCTGACGCGCACGTTGACGCGTATTCCGCTCTCTTCAGTGATTCAGGGTACTGAGGAAATGGGCCGCACCGCCGCTCACCTTTTGCATCAGATGCTACATGGTGCGCGTTTTCCGGGGCGGCGCATTCTGGTGCCGCCGGTCGGCATCAACGTGCTCGAATCGACAAAGCATCAACCGCTTGCGAGTCCGTATGTGATGCGGGCGCGGCACTTCATCCGTCAGTACGCGTGCCAAGGCATTCGCACGGAACAGGTTGCCGACTATGTGGGCGTGTCGCGCTCGTCGCTCGAAGAGTACTTTCGGCGCGAACGGCAGTGCACGGTGCATCAGGAAATCCTGCGCCATAAACTCGATGTCGCGAAAGCACTGCTGGCCAAACGCGATGCGTCGAGCGCGGAAGTGGCTATCCGTTGCGGCTTTACGTCGCTGCAATACATGTACGCGGTGTTTCGCCGGGAACTCGGCTGTACGCCGCGCGAATACCAGGAGCGGGTGAATTCGACGCCGGCGCCAGGCTGAGCATGCCTATTCTCTTTTTTCCCACTGACGACATGATCAGCATCGCACAACTTTCTTCTGAGCCGTGGGGTACTTTGCGCGGCGGCGATTCCGTCCGACTCTTCACGCTGCGTAACGCGCACGGTATGA belongs to Paraburkholderia sp. FT54 and includes:
- the xylG gene encoding D-xylose ABC transporter ATP-binding protein; its protein translation is MTQALMTMRGIVKAFSGVKALDSIDLTVAPGECVGLCGENGAGKSTLMKVLSGVYPWGTWDGEITWEGEPLKAASVRDTERAGIIIIHQELMLVPELSVAENIFLGNEITLPGGRMNYAAMYQRADELLRELGISGINAAQPVMNYGGGHQQLIEIAKALNKRAKLLILDEPSSSLTSSEIRILLDIVRDLKRRGVACVYISHKLDEVAAVCDTISVIRDGRHVATEPMHALTTDRIISLMVGREIKNLFPREPHPIGDVIFEARHVTCFDVTNPRRKRVNDVSFSLRHGEILGVAGLVGAGRTELMQAIFGAYPGASEATVVMDGKPLKIRAPVDAIRAGIGMVPEDRKRHGIVPGLSVGHNITLAVLQRFASGGRIDSAAELDTIHTEMKRLSVRAAHPMLSIASLSGGNQQKAVLTRMLLTDPKVLILDEPTRGVDVGAKFEIYKLIFQLAQRGMSIVMVSSELPEVLGISDRVLVIGEGELRGDFVNDGLTQEDILSAAIRPVQRSPNPTAASAA
- a CDS encoding ABC transporter permease subunit, translating into MTPDVTSQRADEAAPRGAFGGPQRIQQLFARYKILALLIAVAAIWIFFSVLTHGAFVTPRNLSNLLRQMSITGMLACGMVFVIIAGEIDLSVGSLLGLLGGVAAILDVNRHWPIGVTLPVVMLLGVLVGMFNGWWSTYRRVPSFIVGLGGMLAYRGILLGVTGGSTIAPVSDSFVFVGQGYLPRLAGDTLAVVLFLLLAFLTIRQRRNRERYQLRVVPFWQDVVKVVGAGVILAGFVATLDRYGGIPVPVLLLLALLGIFTWIATQTVFGRRIYAVGSNLEATRLSGVNTNRVKLAIFALMGLMCAFGGIVNTARLAAGSPSAGSMGELDAIAACFIGGTSMRGGSGTVYGALIGALVMASLDNGMSMLDVDAYWQMIVKGSILVLAVWIDVVSGSNRR
- a CDS encoding 2Fe-2S iron-sulfur cluster-binding protein; this encodes MGSLNINGRAVAVQAEPDMPLLWVLRCELGMTGTKFGCGVGICGACTIHVDGDPCFACQTLMSTLHTQKITTIEGLQGPEAQALKAAWIDLDVVQCGYCQSAQLMAACALLKHNPKPTDADIDTAMSHIVCRCGTYPRVRAAIHQAAAKRRPA
- a CDS encoding xanthine dehydrogenase family protein molybdopterin-binding subunit, which codes for MLKRRTFLLGGAGAVGALLVGWSVLPPGQRLTTSMPLPAQGSQVALNGWVKIAADNSVTIVMCKAEMGQGIHTGLAMLLAEELDADWSRVRVEDSPIDKIYNSVQNIIDDLPFRPDSDSTIKRATVWMTRKLVREAGTMMTGGSSSINDLWTPMREAGASARAMLIGAAAAQWKVPAGECRAEGGQVLHPSGHKASFGELSSMAAQQALPRKVALKDPADFKLIGKPLRRIEAASKINGTARFGIDALPDGLLYASVEMCPTLGGSVAKFDATAASKMPGFIKAFAVAPYNGGTGGVAVIADNPFRAMNAVTAIDVDWHDGPAAKLSNADVDRRLAQALDDSDGHAYYHLGDIDAAMSRAARTVSAEYRAPYLAHGAVEPLNCTVQVADGAATVWVSTQMPALARHHVAKVLDLDADKVDVQTLLLGGAFGRRLELDFIAQAAAIAREGGGRPVQTLWSRAQDFTHDFYRPACTSRLKAGFDNDGKLVAWQATSASQAIVPEALARYYGAPRLLIDKTTCEGAFDQPYEWPAARVAHKIVELPVPVGFWRSVGHSHQAFFTEGFTDELAVATNKDPIAFRAALLAQHPRHLAVLKRVAALSGWEHPLTHAADGAPRARGVALHEAFGSVVAQVAEVSIGPGKKIRVHRVVCVIDCGVPVNPNLIRQQMESAVVFGLSTALQDEITLIDGQVQQKNFLDFPVVRIDDCPVIDTDIMPSQMHPQGVGEAGVPPVAPAVANAVFRLTGQRLRSLPLKLA
- the xylF gene encoding D-xylose ABC transporter substrate-binding protein; translation: MKFATRRTVLSSLVCGAVLASLSLAAPLAHASKDHPEIGFCIDDLRVERWSRDRDYFVAAAEKLGAKVSVQSADASEERQISQIENLISRGVDVIVIVPFNSKTLGNVVAEAKKAGIKVVSYDRLILDADVDAYISFDNEKVGELQAQGVYNAQPKGNYFLLGGAPTDNNAKMLREGQLKVLKPAMDKGDIKVVGQQWVPEWSASTALRIVEDALTANNNKIDAIVASNDGTAGGAIQALAAQHMAGKVPVSGQDADLAAVKRVIAGTQTMTVYKPLKLIAGEAAKLSVALAKGDKPAYNAQYDNGKKKVDTVLLQPTLLTKSNVDVVVKDGFYTQAQLASQ
- the xylA gene encoding xylose isomerase, with translation MSYFEHIPEIRYEGPQSDNPLAYRHYDKSKKVLGKTLEEHLRVAVCYWHTFVWPGVDIFGQGTFRRPWQQAGDAMERAQQKADSAFEFFSKLGTPYYTFHDTDVSPEGASLKEYSENFLRISDYLAHKQESTGVKLLWGTANLFSHPRYAAGAATSPDPEVFAFAATQVRHALDATQRLGGDNYVLWGGREGYDTLLNTDLVRERDQLARFLHLVVDHAHKIGFKGALLIEPKPQEPTKHQYDYDVATVHGFLLQHGLEKEIRVNIEANHATLAGHSFHHEIATAYALGIFGSVDANRGDPQNGWDTDQFPNSVEELTLAFYEILKHGGFTTGGMNFDSKVRRQSVDPEDLFYGHIGAIDNLAVAVERAAVLIENDRLDQFKRQRYAGWDAEFGRKILSGDYSLSTLAADALARGLNPQHASGHQELMENIVNQAIYSGR
- a CDS encoding DNA-binding transcriptional regulator, encoding MTRPQTPQTTHRIALLFNANKVYDREIITGIGNYLLSTRVAWDLFLEEDFRCRLTGIERFDGDGIIADFDDPAVGEALRDCPLPVVAVGSSFEDPAHYPPDLPYIATDNSKLVSLAYTHLIGAGLEHFALYSLPQAQENRWAQQRELAFAHLRSADGHSDAQIDSEMYRGLSTSAPSWNQAIEQLTAWLRDLPKPVGVIAVTDARARHLLQACLIAGIPVPEEVAIIGIDNDPLTRTLTRIPLSSVIQGTEEMGRTAAHLLHQMLHGARFPGRRILVPPVGINVLESTKHQPLASPYVMRARHFIRQYACQGIRTEQVADYVGVSRSSLEEYFRRERQCTVHQEILRHKLDVAKALLAKRDASSAEVAIRCGFTSLQYMYAVFRRELGCTPREYQERVNSTPAPG